A window of the Ostrea edulis chromosome 1, xbOstEdul1.1, whole genome shotgun sequence genome harbors these coding sequences:
- the LOC125677392 gene encoding uncharacterized protein LOC125677392, protein MDKSCSFLLPELIECKNIPNNREEIPLPDIANRFSHLRDITSCIPELRQDADIELLIGRYLIEAHHVMDHRIGSKGSPYAQKLPLGWVIIALVNNRDQALRRARSFDSNLRRDTVKRQHTLDFMQKMIDNNHAEIAPTIERGRECWYIPIFGVYHKKKPDSVRIVFDSSARYNNQTLNDVLMKGPDLTNSLLGVLLRFRRESVAVTADIQQMFYNFKVAEEHGDYLRFLWHQDNKIDKPLIDYRMTVHVFGNTASPAVATYGLRKCVENADQDVKDFVNHNFYVDDGLVSCENPEKATSLIKRTESALPNGGHLRLHKVASNSTTVLEQFDVEDLAKDLKDLNLSSDDLPIQRSLRLWNISSDLITFQVTSETKPFSLVLSTINSVFDPFGFAVPVVIRGKLLLREMLSSSKIINWDETLPESFGSPWKSWGVQNKSSSNPDQWHYVPTNQNPADLATRRLEPFMLRDSPWLKGPSFLSDEGQSLKQDFNLIQPDSDQEIRPEVQNLNVMTAPTTGLDTERFARFTDWRTLLTAIRLIKQILRNMCSKTSSDRNQCSPFVSNDEAERVILREVQREAYGIEISLIQDGNPLPRHSTLLPLHPVLDHNGILRVGGRLKFPSS, encoded by the exons ATGGACAAAAGTTGTAGTTTCTTACTTCCTGAACTTATTGAGTGTAAAAATATTCCAAACAACCGGGAAGAAATCCCCTTACCAGACATAGCCAACCGATTCTCACATCTACGAGATATCACTTCATGCATACCAGAATTACGACAAGATGCCGATATCGAGCTTCTTATAGGAAGATATCTTATTGAAGCCCATCATGTTATGGATCATAGAATTGGATCGAAGGGATCTCCCTATGCGCAGAAGCTGCCATTAGGGTGGGTCATCATAG CATTGGTGAATAATAGAGATCAAGCCCTAAGGAGAGCCAGATCATTTGACTCGAACCTTAGACGAGACACAGTGAAACGTCAGCACACCCTAGATTTCATGCAGAAGATGATTGACAATAATCACGCTGAAATTGCACCCACCATAGAAAGGGGACGTGAATGTTGGTATATACCAATCTTTGGTGTGTATCACAAGAAGAAACCAGACAGCGTGAGGATTGTCTTTGATTCATCAGCTAGATACAACAATCAGACACTCAATGATGTCTTGATGAAAGGTCCCGACCTTACCAATAGTCTACTTGGAGTCCTGTTGCGATTTCGACGAGAATCTGTAGCAGTGACTGCAGATATACAACAGATGTTCTACAACTTTAAGGTTGCAGAAGAACACGGAGATTACCTGCGCTTTCTTTGGCATCAGGACAATAAGATTGATAAACCGCTCATAGACTACAGGATGACAGTTCACGTTTTTGGGAACACGGCATCCCCAGCTGTGGCCACCTATGGCCTAAGAAAGTGTGTAGAAAACGCGGATCAAGACGTGAAGGATTTTGTCAACCACAATTTTTACGTGGACGACGGACTCGTATCTTGTGAAAATCCAGAAAAGGCCACAAGCCTGATCAAAAGGACTGAAAGTGCACTACCGAATGGCGGACATTTACGTCTTCACAAAGTGGCATCAAACAGTACTACAGTGTTAGAACAATTTGATGTAGAAGACCTGGCCAAGGACCTGAAAGACTTGAATTTGAGCTCCGATGATCTTCCTATCCAAAGAAGCTTAAGACTTTGGAACATTAGTTCGGACTTGATAACCTTCCAAGTAACATCAGAAACAAAACCTTTCTCGCTAGTGTTATCCACCATAAACAGTGTGTTTGATCCGTTTGGATTTGCAGTTCCGGTTGTGATTCGCGGGAAACTTCTCCTTAGAGAAATGCTGTCTTCATCAAAGATCATTAACTGGGACGAAACCTTACCCGAGTCATTTGGATCACCTTGGAAATCTTGG GGTGTACAGAATAAAAGTTCGAGCAACCCAGATCAGTGGCACTATGTCCCCACAAACCAGAACCCCGCTGATCTTGCAACTAGAAGACTGGAACCATTCATGCTTCGGGACAGTCCGTGGCTCAAAGGGCCATCATTCCTTTCTGACGAAGGTCAATCACTTAAGCAAGACTTCAACCTAATTCAACCTGACAGTGACCAAGAAATAAGACCAGAGGTGCAAAACCTAAACGTCATGACTGCACCTACAACTGGACTAGACACAGAACGATTTGCTCGTTTCACAGATTGGAGAACTCTTTTGACAGCCATCCGTCTTATTAAACAAATACTAAGAAATATGTGCAGCAAAACATCGAGTGACAGGAACCAGTGTAGCCCCTTTGTTTCTAATGATGAAGCTGAACGAGTCATCCTTCGAGAAGTACAAAGGGAGGCTTATGGAATTGAGATATCACTTATTCAAGATGGGAATCCACTTCCGAGGCACAGCACTCTACTTCCTCTGCATCCGGTTCTAGATCATAACGGAATCTTGAGAGTAGGAGGACGCTTGAAATTTCCCAGCTCCTAA